The genomic interval GTGCCGAACACCATGTGGCATCAATGTCTTGAAGTACTCCGGGACGAGTTTCCCGCACAACAGTTCAACACCTGGCTCAGACCCTTGCAGTCCGATCTCCGGGAGGGGCAGCTGATGTTGTTCGCTCCAAACCGGTTTGTTATGGACTGGGTTAATGAGAAATACCTTCGGCGTATAGAAGAAGTGTTGAAGGATCTGAACGGAGGCCAGGCTCCCCGTGTAAACATGAAGGTTGGCTCTGCGCCCCGGAACAGTGAGCCGGTAAGCAGGTCCGAGGTCCCGGTTCGATCCAGTGGTGCGGTCCACGAAGAAAGCGGCAGTCAGGTGACCGAAGAAGAAAAAGGGGTTGCGGTCAGTGCCGGTGCCAATACTTCGGTGCGTACCAAAGCAACTAACGAGCGTCGGCCGGTACAGGTTGAGGGCGACATCAAGCACCAGAGTTTCCTGAACGAAGGCTTTACCTTCGATACCTTTGTAGAGGGTAAGTCGAACCAGTTGGCCCGGGCGGCCTCGATGCAGGTTGCGGAGAATCCGGGCGGAGCCTATAACCCGTTGTTCCTCTATGGCGGGGTTGGCCTGGGTAAAACTCACCTGATGCACGCGATTGGTAACGAGATTGTTCGGCGTAAACCAGGGGCCAAGGTCGCCTATTTGCGCTCAGAACGGTTCGTGGCGGACATGGTAAAAGCGCTGCAATTGAACGCGATCAATGAGTTCAAGCGCTACTATCGGTCCGTAGACGCGTTGCTGATCGACGATATTCAGTTTTTTGCCCGCAAGGAGCGCTCCCAGGAAGAGTTTTTCCACACCTTCAATGCCTTGCTTGAAGGCGGACAGCAGGTCATCGTGACCTGTGATCGCTTTCCCAAGGAAATTGTCGACATGGAAGAGCGTTTGAAGTCCCGTTTTGGTTGGGGCCTGACGGTAATGGTGGAACCACCGGAACTTGAAACCCGGGTCGCCATCCTGATGAAGAAAGCGGATCAGGCGAATGTAAAACTCAGTAGCGAAGCGGCCTTTTTTATTGCCCAAAAGATCCGTTCAAACGTACGGGAGCTAGAAGGGGCGCTTCGTTTGGTGATAGCGAATGCTCACTTCACGGGCTCGGAAATTACCCCGCCGTTTATTCGGGAAAGTCTGAAAGATCTGTTGGCCCTGCACGAGAAGCAGGTCAGCATCGATAACATTCAGCGTACCGTGGCCGAGTACTACAAGATTAAAGTGGCCGACCTGCTGTCCAAGCGTCGGACCCGGACGGTAACCCGGCCACGCCAGGTGGCGATGTCGCTGTCCAAGGAATTGACGAATCACAGTCTGCCGGAAATTGGTGACGCCTTCGGTGGTCGTGACCACACCACCGTGCTGCACGCGTGCAAGAAAATCGTGGAACTGCAGGAAACTGATCCGGGTATCCGCGAGGATTATCAGAACTTTATGAGATTGCTGACTACCTGATGCCGGGCGTTAGCGCAAAACATTCACCCTTCAACATAAAAGAATGCTGAGTGCCATGAAACTGACGATCAGCCGTGAATCCCTGCTTACCCCGCTGCAAAGCATTGCTGGCGTGGTGGAAAAGAAACAGACCATGCCGGTGTTGTCGAATGTTCTGCTGGTAGCCGAAGATAATACTCTGACGCTGACTGGCACGAATATGGAAGTGGAACTGGTGGCCCGTGTTACTCCGGTGCACGTGGACCAGCCCGGCCGGATCACCGTGCCCGCCCGAAAGCTGGCCGACATCTGTCGGGCGCTGGGCGAAGAAGCGCCTCTGGAGCTTGGGCTGGAAGGTGACCGTTTGCACCTGCGCTGTGGAAAAAGTCACTTTACCTTGTCGACACTGCCGGCGGAGCATTTCCCGAATGTCGAAGATGAAGCGGAAAGCTTCCGTCTGGAGTTGCCCCAAAAAGAACTGGAGCGGATGTTCGATGCCACGGCGTTCGCCATGGCCCAGCAGGATGTCCGTTATTACCTGAACGGCCTGTTGCTGGAAGTGGATCAGGGCCATGTCCGTACCGTCGCTACCGACGGTCACCGGTTGGCCATGGCGCACCTGGAGTTACCCACAGGTTGTCCGGAACTGCGGCAGGTGATCGTGCCCCGTAAGGGTGTGCTGGAACTGGCACGGCTGCTGGATGATGTGGAAACACCGGTGACCCTGGTGATTGGTGACAACCATCTGCGGGCCACCGTCGGTGCCTACACCTTTACCTCGAAACTGATTGAGGGCAAGTTCCCGGACTACAACCGAGTTATCCCCAGGGGTGGCGACAAAGTGGTCCTGGCCGATCGGGCGACCCTGAAGAACACCCTTCAGCGTGCCGGTATCCTGTCCCATGAAAACATTCGCGGGGTAAGGCTGAATCTGGCGCCGAACGAGCTGGAGGTGTTTGCCAATAACCCCGATCAGGAACAAGCGGAAGATGCGCTGCCGGTGGAGTACCAGGGTGAATCCCTGCAGATCGGTTTCAACGTGGGTTATCTGGTGGATGTGATGAACGCACTGGATGACGACCAGGTGAAAATCACCCTGTCCAATCCGAACAGCAGTGCATTGATTGAGTCCCAGATGGACAGTCGTTGCCTGTACGTCGTTATGCCGATGCGGCTATAGGAGAACCACCATGGGCACCGTGACGAACGGAATCAAGGGCGCCTTCAGGATTGGACAGACCCTGTCCGTGCTGGGGCGTACCGGTGTCAACTGGGTTCGGGGCGATCGCCCCCCTACCCCGCGACTGTTACGGCAGACCTTCGAATCCCTGGGCGCGACCTACATCAAGCTGGGTCAGTTCGTCGCCAGCTCCCCCACCTTCTTCCCCAAGGAGTATGTGGAGGAGTTCCAGTACTGTCTGGATAAAACCCCGAACCTGCCTTTTGGTGTGATCAAGAAGATCATCAGCGAAGAGTTGGACCGACCGCTTGACCAGGTGTACGCGCACATTGATCCGGTGGCGCTGGCGTCAGCTTCCATTGCCCAGGTTCATGCCGCACGGCTGGTGACTGGCGAGGATGTGGTGATCAAAGTGCAGAAGCCGGGTGTGGAAAACATCCTGCTGACGGATCTGAATTTCCTGTACCTGTCGGCGCGTATTCTGGAGACGCTGGCGCCGAAACTGTCCTGGACCTCGTTGTCCGGGATTGTCGAGGAAATTCAGCGCACCATGATGGAGGAATGCGACTTCATCAAAGAAGCGAACAACCTGAAGGTGTTTCGCAATTTCCTGCACGACAGTCACAACGAAGACGCCACGGTACCGTTGGTTTACGAACAGTGCAGCACCCGTCGGGTGCTGACCATGGAACGTTTCCACGGCGTACCGTTAACCGACCTGGAAAGCATCCGGGGTTACGCACGGGATCCGGAGCGGACTCTGATCACCGCGATGAACACCTGGTTCGCCAGCCTGACCCAGTGTGAGTTTTTTCACGCTGACGTTCACGCCGGTAACCTGATGGTGTTACAGGACGGTCGGGTCGGGTTTATCGACTTCGGTATTGTCGGGCGGATTAAGCCGGACACCTGGCAGGCGGTCAGCGATTTCATTTCCTCGGTGATGGTGGGTAACTTCGAAGGCATGGCCGATGCCATGATTCGCATCGGGGTTACACATCAGACCGTACTGGTGGATGAACTGGCGGCGGACCTGCGCCGGCTGTATCAGCAGATGGACAAGATGGTGCCGGATCAAGTGCCGTACGAGGCCGATAAGGCCGAGGACGATGTGAACCACATCCTGATGGATATGGTGAAGATCGGTGAGAGCCATGGCCTGCATTTTCCGCGGGAGTTTGCCTTGTTGCTGAAACAGTTTCTCTACTTCGATCGTTACGTCCACATCCTGGCGCCGGAAATGGATGTGTTCATGGATGAGCGATTGAACATGCTCCATTAAGGCGGTCGCCTTACCGGGCGGGCTTTTGTACACTAGGGCAGCGTTACACGAGTGGTAACGCTGCTTTTTTTTGGTCGCTTCAAACTCCCCTCCTCGCCACGTTGAGTTCCCGTTTTTATGGCGTTAGTAAAACTCCAGACTCAGCACTTCCGGAACCTGTCCCCGACCCCGGTCGGTTTCTCGCCGTCCTTCAATTTGTTGTACGGCGAAAATGGCAGCGGCAAGACAAGTGTTCTGGAGGCAATTGGTTATCTGGGGTTGGGGCGGTCGTTTCGGGTCAGCCGACATCAGGCGGTGGTCAGTCATGGCGAGCAACAGTTCACGGTGTTCGGAGGTTTGGATCGTGGTCTGGATGCGTCGGCGGAACCAGACGCGGCTGGCGTGGCCCATCGGCTCGGGATAGCCCGGGATGTCAGACAAAAGGAAACCACCCTGCGGGTGGACGGCGAAGGCGTTCGCAGTCTGTCGTCGCTGGCCATGCACCTGCCGGTATCGGTGATTGATCCCGGTGTTTTCGACATCGTTGCCGGCGGTCCCGGCAAACGCCGGCAATTTCTCGATTGGGCAGTGTTCCACGTGGAACCTTCGTTTGCCTCTACCTGGCAACAGTGTCAGAGAGTGACGTCACAGCGGAATCAAACGCTGAGAAATGGTAGACTAGACGAAGCCCTGCTACGGGTCTGGGATGCTCAGTACGCGGCTCTGAGTGACCGCATCAGCGCGGCCCGAAAAACCACGTTTGATCGGTTCAAGGCAGCGTTCCAGACTCTGGTTCAGGAAGTCGATGTCGGATGGACTCAGGGTCTGAAACTTGAGTTCTATCCAGGTTGGGATAGCAGTCAGTCATTGCTGGATATTCTGGCCAGTCACCGGGAACAGGAACGTCGGATGGGACATACGTTGTATGGTCCGAATCGTGCCGACATCCGGTTAAAATTTCAGGGCCGGCCGGTATCGGAAACCTTTTCCAGAGGCCAGCAGAAAACCCTTGTCATTTTGATGAAGATTGCCCAGGGCATGGTGTTGAGTGAACTGGGTAAGCAGGTGACGTTTTTGCTCGATGATATTAATGCCGAGCTGGATGTGGGTCACCGGGCCATGCTGGCTCGAAAGCTACAGGCACTGCGTTGCCAGGTGTTCATCACGTCTATCGAACACCCGCAACCCGAAGCCCTGTGGCCCGACAATCAGGCACCGGAGTACAGAATGTTCCACGTGGAACATGGCAAATTGACGGAAGAATAAAGCCGGACCTGCCGGACTTACCATCGCCCGAACGGCGAGTAGGCCGGTCACCGGTACACCCTTCAGGAGTCTCGAATGAGCGAATCGAATTACAATTCCTCCAGTATCAAAGTCTTGAAAG from Marinobacter sp. LA51 carries:
- the dnaA gene encoding chromosomal replication initiator protein DnaA, producing the protein MPNTMWHQCLEVLRDEFPAQQFNTWLRPLQSDLREGQLMLFAPNRFVMDWVNEKYLRRIEEVLKDLNGGQAPRVNMKVGSAPRNSEPVSRSEVPVRSSGAVHEESGSQVTEEEKGVAVSAGANTSVRTKATNERRPVQVEGDIKHQSFLNEGFTFDTFVEGKSNQLARAASMQVAENPGGAYNPLFLYGGVGLGKTHLMHAIGNEIVRRKPGAKVAYLRSERFVADMVKALQLNAINEFKRYYRSVDALLIDDIQFFARKERSQEEFFHTFNALLEGGQQVIVTCDRFPKEIVDMEERLKSRFGWGLTVMVEPPELETRVAILMKKADQANVKLSSEAAFFIAQKIRSNVRELEGALRLVIANAHFTGSEITPPFIRESLKDLLALHEKQVSIDNIQRTVAEYYKIKVADLLSKRRTRTVTRPRQVAMSLSKELTNHSLPEIGDAFGGRDHTTVLHACKKIVELQETDPGIREDYQNFMRLLTT
- the dnaN gene encoding DNA polymerase III subunit beta, which translates into the protein MKLTISRESLLTPLQSIAGVVEKKQTMPVLSNVLLVAEDNTLTLTGTNMEVELVARVTPVHVDQPGRITVPARKLADICRALGEEAPLELGLEGDRLHLRCGKSHFTLSTLPAEHFPNVEDEAESFRLELPQKELERMFDATAFAMAQQDVRYYLNGLLLEVDQGHVRTVATDGHRLAMAHLELPTGCPELRQVIVPRKGVLELARLLDDVETPVTLVIGDNHLRATVGAYTFTSKLIEGKFPDYNRVIPRGGDKVVLADRATLKNTLQRAGILSHENIRGVRLNLAPNELEVFANNPDQEQAEDALPVEYQGESLQIGFNVGYLVDVMNALDDDQVKITLSNPNSSALIESQMDSRCLYVVMPMRL
- a CDS encoding ABC1 kinase family protein: MGTVTNGIKGAFRIGQTLSVLGRTGVNWVRGDRPPTPRLLRQTFESLGATYIKLGQFVASSPTFFPKEYVEEFQYCLDKTPNLPFGVIKKIISEELDRPLDQVYAHIDPVALASASIAQVHAARLVTGEDVVIKVQKPGVENILLTDLNFLYLSARILETLAPKLSWTSLSGIVEEIQRTMMEECDFIKEANNLKVFRNFLHDSHNEDATVPLVYEQCSTRRVLTMERFHGVPLTDLESIRGYARDPERTLITAMNTWFASLTQCEFFHADVHAGNLMVLQDGRVGFIDFGIVGRIKPDTWQAVSDFISSVMVGNFEGMADAMIRIGVTHQTVLVDELAADLRRLYQQMDKMVPDQVPYEADKAEDDVNHILMDMVKIGESHGLHFPREFALLLKQFLYFDRYVHILAPEMDVFMDERLNMLH
- the recF gene encoding DNA replication/repair protein RecF (All proteins in this family for which functions are known are DNA-binding proteins that assist the filamentation of RecA onto DNA for the initiation of recombination or recombinational repair.); its protein translation is MALVKLQTQHFRNLSPTPVGFSPSFNLLYGENGSGKTSVLEAIGYLGLGRSFRVSRHQAVVSHGEQQFTVFGGLDRGLDASAEPDAAGVAHRLGIARDVRQKETTLRVDGEGVRSLSSLAMHLPVSVIDPGVFDIVAGGPGKRRQFLDWAVFHVEPSFASTWQQCQRVTSQRNQTLRNGRLDEALLRVWDAQYAALSDRISAARKTTFDRFKAAFQTLVQEVDVGWTQGLKLEFYPGWDSSQSLLDILASHREQERRMGHTLYGPNRADIRLKFQGRPVSETFSRGQQKTLVILMKIAQGMVLSELGKQVTFLLDDINAELDVGHRAMLARKLQALRCQVFITSIEHPQPEALWPDNQAPEYRMFHVEHGKLTEE